In Primulina eburnea isolate SZY01 unplaced genomic scaffold, ASM2296580v1 ctg636_ERROPOS244172, whole genome shotgun sequence, a single window of DNA contains:
- the LOC140821585 gene encoding zinc finger CCCH domain-containing protein 41-like isoform X3, producing the protein MDLNQRIRANQSILAEAGPVLGRGMDPLSWGLHNSRLGMVDVTTPMVQSGPVPSGLLAGRGLGNISSAHSASWNAFGMVPGVPNGGLDGLRHFGLPGALRQSINPALNIGLPRQRCRDFEERGFCLRGDMCPMEHGVNRIVVEDVQSLSQFNLPVSLPGSQLLGTSGNGALPVISTSSSSLAKNKAFHVTSGRPGITEDGLGLNGGFVGGSMAVGSDVYDPDQPLWANNNTEASASLLAVNGSNAGVKESSLDIDTSGQKQTESYEGYDEKPIRSACTSVSQSLSGWGKPASSKKRFGKKNIIDSTGTSSSSIDRDIRSEEAAIVGLQAVSQGKGMNADDNAPQVKESSLKPWRDSISNVRKPSQKAIRTLFVNGIPLKDNRKEALLSHFQKFGEVIDIYIPMNSERAFVQFSKREEAEAALMAPDAIMGNRFIKLWWANRDNSIDHGLSGNSGLPIMSRRKIDDPAPNGRKENLHAAGGKDNNAHPSVAQVPIYDHLKPMAAKVSKTPPQQKKLENLELLKQLRKKQEMLDQKRNEFRLQLDKLAKQSVGVKDLTVSEAFKSLEGETLPDDAKTETTKSPGTHVIAENTRSAEHAVQHTTTSKPTILQPSSLRQIRQPALLGTPFVGNRFKLDNRPTAFRIIAPLPAGLANVATLKEHFSTYGDLSSVELEESKLQKINDNSVQSDVSALISFTTRRTAERAFLNGKCWQDHNLQFMWLASTNSGREGGDAGNPSASSNMPSGANAHVQPYRDATSIHSQKSDASGCSEPENQTKESDADSVENGEDFQPVTTLVSSENNAS; encoded by the exons ATGGATTTGAACCAAAGAATTAGGGCAAACCAATCAATTTTAGCTGAAGCTGGACCTGTATTGGGTAGGGGAATGGACCCTCTCTCCTGGGGTTTGCACAATTCCAGGCTTGGCATGGTTGATGTCACAACTCCAATGGTCCAATCTGGACCTGTTCCTTCTGGCCTGCTTGCAGGAAGGGGACTGGGAAACATTTCTAGTGCACACAGTGCATCATGGAATGCATTTGGAATGGTTCCAGGAGTACCAAATGGTGGGCTTGATGGACTTCGCCACTTCGGTTTACCGGGGGCGTTGAGACAATCTATTAATCCAGCACTAAATATTGGCCTTCCTCGGCAACGTTGTAGAGACTTCGAGGAGCGTGGTTTTTGCTTAAGAGGTGATATGTGCCCAATGGAACATGGTGTTAATCGTATTGTTGTTGAAGATGTTCAG AGCCTTTCACAATTCAACCTCCCTGTTTCACTTCCTGGCTCACAGCTTCTGGGAACTTCAGGGAATGGAGCTTTACCTGTAATTAGCACTTCCTCCAGCTCATTAGCAAAAAACAAGGCTTTTCATGTGACAAGTGGCAGGCCTGGAATTACTGAAGATGGTTTGGGGCTGAATGGTGGTTTTGTGGGTGGCTCTATGGCAGTGGGATCTGATGTTTATGATCCAGATCAACCTTTGTGGGCAAATAATAATACTGAAGCATCAGCATCACTACTAGCAGTTAATGGATCAAATGCTGGTGTTAAAGAGTCCTCTTTGGATATAGACACGTCTGGTCAGAAACAAACTGAATCATATGAAGGCTATGATGAGAAACCGATTAGAAGTGCTTGCACTTCTGTATCTCAAAGTTTGTCTGGTTGGGGAAAACCAGCTAGTTCAAAAAAAAGATTCGGcaagaaaaatataattgatTCTACAGGGACATCCTCTAGTTCTATTGATCGGGATATCAGAAGCGAGGAGGCAGCCATTGTTGGTCTTCAAGCTGTTTCCCAAGGAAAAGGAATGAATGCAGATGACAATGCTCCACAAGTCAAGGAATCGTCTCTAAAGCCATGGAGAGATTCAATATCTAATGTTCGGAAACCATCTCAGAAAGCGATTCGGACTCTATTCGTTAATGGCATACCTCTAAAAGATAACAGGAAGGAAGCTCTTCTTTCACATTTTCAGAAATTTGGGGAAGTCATTGATATTTACATTCCAATGAACAGTGAGCGGGCTTTTGTTCAATTCTCGAAAAGGGAAGAAGCAGAAGCTGCGTTGATGGCACCTGATGCAATTATGGGCAATAGGTTTATCAAGCTTTGGTGGGCAAATCGAGATAATAGTATTGATCATGGATTAAGTGGCAACAGTGGTTTGCCAATAATGTCTCGAAGAAAGATAGATGATCCTGCTCCCAATGGGAGAAAAGAAAATCTTCATGCTGCAGGTGGCAAGGACAATAATGCTCATCCTTCTGTTGCCCAAGTGCCAATCTATGATCATCTCAAACCCATGGCTGCTAAAGTTTCCAAAACCCCTCCGCAGCAAAAGAAATTAGAGAATTTAGAGCTTTTGAAACAACTTCGTAAGAAGCAAGAGATGCTTGATCAAAAAAGAAATGAGTTTCGGCTTCAGTTAGACAAACTTGCGAAACAA TCTGTAGGTGTCAAAGATTTGACAGTATCAGAGGCCTTTAAAAGTCTTGAAGGTGAAACACTACCTGATGATGCAAAAACTGAAACTACCAAGTCACCTGGTACCCACGTAATTGCTGAAAACACTAGATCTGCTGAACATGCTGTTCAACATACTACCACGTCAAAGCCTACTATTCTGCAGCCATCAAGCTTGAGACAAATTCGTCAACCTGCTCTGCTAGGGACACCATTTGTAGGAAACAGATTTAAGTTGGATAATCGCCCAACAGCATTCAGAATTATTGCGCCATTACCAGCTGGACTTGCAAAT GTTGCTACATTGAAAGAACACTTCTCTACATACGGTGATCTTTCTTCAGTGGAACTGGAGGAGTCGAAGCTTCAAAAGATCAATGATAATTCAGTACAATCTGATGTTTCAGCTCTTATTTCTTTTACAACAAGGCGTACTGCTGAGAGGGCATTCTTGAATGGTAAATGCTGGCAGGATCACAATTTGCAGTTTATGTGGCTTGCGTCTACTAATTCTGGAAGAGAGGGAGGCGATGCTGGTAATCCTTCAGCTTCTTCTAACATGCCTTCAGGTGCTAATGCTCATGTCCAGCCATACAGAGATGCTACCTCGATTCATTCTCAGAAAAGTGATGCCTCGGGATGTAGTGAACCGGAGAACCAGACAAAAGAAAGTGATGCAGACTCTGTGGAAAATGGAGAAGATTTTCAGCCTGTTACAACCTTGGTTTCGAGCGAAAACAATGCATCATGA
- the LOC140821585 gene encoding zinc finger CCCH domain-containing protein 41-like isoform X2 — MDLKASSQDLSPSDCASDSEEKEISEGEDEDDDRNHKHRKRETGSQPLDGDFLNQVSTRPYRKRKPFDNGFPYREGDPQSGETSKNHNGASERNFFTRSEKRRTNRTPFSRVPMDLNQRIRANQSILAEAGPVLGRGMDPLSWGLHNSRLGMVDVTTPMVQSGPVPSGLLAGRGLGNISSAHSASWNAFGMVPGVPNGGLDGLRHFGLPGALRQSINPALNIGLPRQRCRDFEERGFCLRGDMCPMEHGVNRIVVEDVQSLSQFNLPVSLPGSQLLGTSGNGALPVISTSSSSLAKNKAFHVTSGRPGITEDGLGLNGGFVGGSMAVGSDVYDPDQPLWANNNTEASASLLAVNGSNAGVKESSLDIDTSGQKQTESYEGYDEKPIRSACTSVSQSLSGWGKPASSKKRFGKKNIIDSTGTSSSSIDRDIRSEEAAIVGLQAVSQGKGMNADDNAPQVKESSLKPWRDSISNVRKPSQKAIRTLFVNGIPLKDNRKEALLSHFQKFGEVIDIYIPMNSERAFVQFSKREEAEAALMAPDAIMGNRFIKLWWANRDNSIDHGLSGNSGLPIMSRRKIDDPAPNGRKENLHAAGGKDNNAHPSVAQVPIYDHLKPMAAKVSKTPPQQKKLENLELLKQLRKKQEMLDQKRNEFRLQLDKLAKQSVGVKDLTVSEAFKSLEGETLPDDAKTETTKSPGTHVIAENTRSAEHAVQHTTTSKPTILQPSSLRQIRQPALLGTPFVGNRFKLDNRPTAFRIIAPLPAGLANVATLKEHFSTYGDLSSVELEESKLQKINDNSVQSDVSALISFTTRRTAERAFLNGKCWQDHNLQFMWLASTNSGREGGDAEK, encoded by the exons ATGGATCTAAAGGCTTCTTCTCAAGACCTTTCACCCTCAGATTGCGCCAGTGATTCCGAGGAGAAAGAAATCAGTGAAGGCGAAGATGAAGACGATGATCGTAACCATAAGCATCGCAAGCGAGAGACAGGCTCTCAACCACTGGATGGTGATTTTCTAAATCAAGTTTCAACAAGACCATATAGGAAAAGGAAACCTTTTGATAATGGATTTCCTTACAGGGAAGGAGATCCACAATCTGGTGAAACCTCAAAAAATCATAATGGGGCCTCAGAAAGAAACTTCTTTACGAGATCTGAAAAGAGACGCACAAACAGGACCCCATTTTCTAGAGTTCCCATGGATTTGAACCAAAGAATTAGGGCAAACCAATCAATTTTAGCTGAAGCTGGACCTGTATTGGGTAGGGGAATGGACCCTCTCTCCTGGGGTTTGCACAATTCCAGGCTTGGCATGGTTGATGTCACAACTCCAATGGTCCAATCTGGACCTGTTCCTTCTGGCCTGCTTGCAGGAAGGGGACTGGGAAACATTTCTAGTGCACACAGTGCATCATGGAATGCATTTGGAATGGTTCCAGGAGTACCAAATGGTGGGCTTGATGGACTTCGCCACTTCGGTTTACCGGGGGCGTTGAGACAATCTATTAATCCAGCACTAAATATTGGCCTTCCTCGGCAACGTTGTAGAGACTTCGAGGAGCGTGGTTTTTGCTTAAGAGGTGATATGTGCCCAATGGAACATGGTGTTAATCGTATTGTTGTTGAAGATGTTCAG AGCCTTTCACAATTCAACCTCCCTGTTTCACTTCCTGGCTCACAGCTTCTGGGAACTTCAGGGAATGGAGCTTTACCTGTAATTAGCACTTCCTCCAGCTCATTAGCAAAAAACAAGGCTTTTCATGTGACAAGTGGCAGGCCTGGAATTACTGAAGATGGTTTGGGGCTGAATGGTGGTTTTGTGGGTGGCTCTATGGCAGTGGGATCTGATGTTTATGATCCAGATCAACCTTTGTGGGCAAATAATAATACTGAAGCATCAGCATCACTACTAGCAGTTAATGGATCAAATGCTGGTGTTAAAGAGTCCTCTTTGGATATAGACACGTCTGGTCAGAAACAAACTGAATCATATGAAGGCTATGATGAGAAACCGATTAGAAGTGCTTGCACTTCTGTATCTCAAAGTTTGTCTGGTTGGGGAAAACCAGCTAGTTCAAAAAAAAGATTCGGcaagaaaaatataattgatTCTACAGGGACATCCTCTAGTTCTATTGATCGGGATATCAGAAGCGAGGAGGCAGCCATTGTTGGTCTTCAAGCTGTTTCCCAAGGAAAAGGAATGAATGCAGATGACAATGCTCCACAAGTCAAGGAATCGTCTCTAAAGCCATGGAGAGATTCAATATCTAATGTTCGGAAACCATCTCAGAAAGCGATTCGGACTCTATTCGTTAATGGCATACCTCTAAAAGATAACAGGAAGGAAGCTCTTCTTTCACATTTTCAGAAATTTGGGGAAGTCATTGATATTTACATTCCAATGAACAGTGAGCGGGCTTTTGTTCAATTCTCGAAAAGGGAAGAAGCAGAAGCTGCGTTGATGGCACCTGATGCAATTATGGGCAATAGGTTTATCAAGCTTTGGTGGGCAAATCGAGATAATAGTATTGATCATGGATTAAGTGGCAACAGTGGTTTGCCAATAATGTCTCGAAGAAAGATAGATGATCCTGCTCCCAATGGGAGAAAAGAAAATCTTCATGCTGCAGGTGGCAAGGACAATAATGCTCATCCTTCTGTTGCCCAAGTGCCAATCTATGATCATCTCAAACCCATGGCTGCTAAAGTTTCCAAAACCCCTCCGCAGCAAAAGAAATTAGAGAATTTAGAGCTTTTGAAACAACTTCGTAAGAAGCAAGAGATGCTTGATCAAAAAAGAAATGAGTTTCGGCTTCAGTTAGACAAACTTGCGAAACAA TCTGTAGGTGTCAAAGATTTGACAGTATCAGAGGCCTTTAAAAGTCTTGAAGGTGAAACACTACCTGATGATGCAAAAACTGAAACTACCAAGTCACCTGGTACCCACGTAATTGCTGAAAACACTAGATCTGCTGAACATGCTGTTCAACATACTACCACGTCAAAGCCTACTATTCTGCAGCCATCAAGCTTGAGACAAATTCGTCAACCTGCTCTGCTAGGGACACCATTTGTAGGAAACAGATTTAAGTTGGATAATCGCCCAACAGCATTCAGAATTATTGCGCCATTACCAGCTGGACTTGCAAAT GTTGCTACATTGAAAGAACACTTCTCTACATACGGTGATCTTTCTTCAGTGGAACTGGAGGAGTCGAAGCTTCAAAAGATCAATGATAATTCAGTACAATCTGATGTTTCAGCTCTTATTTCTTTTACAACAAGGCGTACTGCTGAGAGGGCATTCTTGAATGGTAAATGCTGGCAGGATCACAATTTGCAGTTTATGTGGCTTGCGTCTACTAATTCTGGAAGAGAGGGAGGCGATGCTG AAAAGTGA
- the LOC140821585 gene encoding zinc finger CCCH domain-containing protein 41-like isoform X1, whose amino-acid sequence MDLKASSQDLSPSDCASDSEEKEISEGEDEDDDRNHKHRKRETGSQPLDGDFLNQVSTRPYRKRKPFDNGFPYREGDPQSGETSKNHNGASERNFFTRSEKRRTNRTPFSRVPMDLNQRIRANQSILAEAGPVLGRGMDPLSWGLHNSRLGMVDVTTPMVQSGPVPSGLLAGRGLGNISSAHSASWNAFGMVPGVPNGGLDGLRHFGLPGALRQSINPALNIGLPRQRCRDFEERGFCLRGDMCPMEHGVNRIVVEDVQSLSQFNLPVSLPGSQLLGTSGNGALPVISTSSSSLAKNKAFHVTSGRPGITEDGLGLNGGFVGGSMAVGSDVYDPDQPLWANNNTEASASLLAVNGSNAGVKESSLDIDTSGQKQTESYEGYDEKPIRSACTSVSQSLSGWGKPASSKKRFGKKNIIDSTGTSSSSIDRDIRSEEAAIVGLQAVSQGKGMNADDNAPQVKESSLKPWRDSISNVRKPSQKAIRTLFVNGIPLKDNRKEALLSHFQKFGEVIDIYIPMNSERAFVQFSKREEAEAALMAPDAIMGNRFIKLWWANRDNSIDHGLSGNSGLPIMSRRKIDDPAPNGRKENLHAAGGKDNNAHPSVAQVPIYDHLKPMAAKVSKTPPQQKKLENLELLKQLRKKQEMLDQKRNEFRLQLDKLAKQSVGVKDLTVSEAFKSLEGETLPDDAKTETTKSPGTHVIAENTRSAEHAVQHTTTSKPTILQPSSLRQIRQPALLGTPFVGNRFKLDNRPTAFRIIAPLPAGLANVATLKEHFSTYGDLSSVELEESKLQKINDNSVQSDVSALISFTTRRTAERAFLNGKCWQDHNLQFMWLASTNSGREGGDAGNPSASSNMPSGANAHVQPYRDATSIHSQKSDASGCSEPENQTKESDADSVENGEDFQPVTTLVSSENNAS is encoded by the exons ATGGATCTAAAGGCTTCTTCTCAAGACCTTTCACCCTCAGATTGCGCCAGTGATTCCGAGGAGAAAGAAATCAGTGAAGGCGAAGATGAAGACGATGATCGTAACCATAAGCATCGCAAGCGAGAGACAGGCTCTCAACCACTGGATGGTGATTTTCTAAATCAAGTTTCAACAAGACCATATAGGAAAAGGAAACCTTTTGATAATGGATTTCCTTACAGGGAAGGAGATCCACAATCTGGTGAAACCTCAAAAAATCATAATGGGGCCTCAGAAAGAAACTTCTTTACGAGATCTGAAAAGAGACGCACAAACAGGACCCCATTTTCTAGAGTTCCCATGGATTTGAACCAAAGAATTAGGGCAAACCAATCAATTTTAGCTGAAGCTGGACCTGTATTGGGTAGGGGAATGGACCCTCTCTCCTGGGGTTTGCACAATTCCAGGCTTGGCATGGTTGATGTCACAACTCCAATGGTCCAATCTGGACCTGTTCCTTCTGGCCTGCTTGCAGGAAGGGGACTGGGAAACATTTCTAGTGCACACAGTGCATCATGGAATGCATTTGGAATGGTTCCAGGAGTACCAAATGGTGGGCTTGATGGACTTCGCCACTTCGGTTTACCGGGGGCGTTGAGACAATCTATTAATCCAGCACTAAATATTGGCCTTCCTCGGCAACGTTGTAGAGACTTCGAGGAGCGTGGTTTTTGCTTAAGAGGTGATATGTGCCCAATGGAACATGGTGTTAATCGTATTGTTGTTGAAGATGTTCAG AGCCTTTCACAATTCAACCTCCCTGTTTCACTTCCTGGCTCACAGCTTCTGGGAACTTCAGGGAATGGAGCTTTACCTGTAATTAGCACTTCCTCCAGCTCATTAGCAAAAAACAAGGCTTTTCATGTGACAAGTGGCAGGCCTGGAATTACTGAAGATGGTTTGGGGCTGAATGGTGGTTTTGTGGGTGGCTCTATGGCAGTGGGATCTGATGTTTATGATCCAGATCAACCTTTGTGGGCAAATAATAATACTGAAGCATCAGCATCACTACTAGCAGTTAATGGATCAAATGCTGGTGTTAAAGAGTCCTCTTTGGATATAGACACGTCTGGTCAGAAACAAACTGAATCATATGAAGGCTATGATGAGAAACCGATTAGAAGTGCTTGCACTTCTGTATCTCAAAGTTTGTCTGGTTGGGGAAAACCAGCTAGTTCAAAAAAAAGATTCGGcaagaaaaatataattgatTCTACAGGGACATCCTCTAGTTCTATTGATCGGGATATCAGAAGCGAGGAGGCAGCCATTGTTGGTCTTCAAGCTGTTTCCCAAGGAAAAGGAATGAATGCAGATGACAATGCTCCACAAGTCAAGGAATCGTCTCTAAAGCCATGGAGAGATTCAATATCTAATGTTCGGAAACCATCTCAGAAAGCGATTCGGACTCTATTCGTTAATGGCATACCTCTAAAAGATAACAGGAAGGAAGCTCTTCTTTCACATTTTCAGAAATTTGGGGAAGTCATTGATATTTACATTCCAATGAACAGTGAGCGGGCTTTTGTTCAATTCTCGAAAAGGGAAGAAGCAGAAGCTGCGTTGATGGCACCTGATGCAATTATGGGCAATAGGTTTATCAAGCTTTGGTGGGCAAATCGAGATAATAGTATTGATCATGGATTAAGTGGCAACAGTGGTTTGCCAATAATGTCTCGAAGAAAGATAGATGATCCTGCTCCCAATGGGAGAAAAGAAAATCTTCATGCTGCAGGTGGCAAGGACAATAATGCTCATCCTTCTGTTGCCCAAGTGCCAATCTATGATCATCTCAAACCCATGGCTGCTAAAGTTTCCAAAACCCCTCCGCAGCAAAAGAAATTAGAGAATTTAGAGCTTTTGAAACAACTTCGTAAGAAGCAAGAGATGCTTGATCAAAAAAGAAATGAGTTTCGGCTTCAGTTAGACAAACTTGCGAAACAA TCTGTAGGTGTCAAAGATTTGACAGTATCAGAGGCCTTTAAAAGTCTTGAAGGTGAAACACTACCTGATGATGCAAAAACTGAAACTACCAAGTCACCTGGTACCCACGTAATTGCTGAAAACACTAGATCTGCTGAACATGCTGTTCAACATACTACCACGTCAAAGCCTACTATTCTGCAGCCATCAAGCTTGAGACAAATTCGTCAACCTGCTCTGCTAGGGACACCATTTGTAGGAAACAGATTTAAGTTGGATAATCGCCCAACAGCATTCAGAATTATTGCGCCATTACCAGCTGGACTTGCAAAT GTTGCTACATTGAAAGAACACTTCTCTACATACGGTGATCTTTCTTCAGTGGAACTGGAGGAGTCGAAGCTTCAAAAGATCAATGATAATTCAGTACAATCTGATGTTTCAGCTCTTATTTCTTTTACAACAAGGCGTACTGCTGAGAGGGCATTCTTGAATGGTAAATGCTGGCAGGATCACAATTTGCAGTTTATGTGGCTTGCGTCTACTAATTCTGGAAGAGAGGGAGGCGATGCTGGTAATCCTTCAGCTTCTTCTAACATGCCTTCAGGTGCTAATGCTCATGTCCAGCCATACAGAGATGCTACCTCGATTCATTCTCAGAAAAGTGATGCCTCGGGATGTAGTGAACCGGAGAACCAGACAAAAGAAAGTGATGCAGACTCTGTGGAAAATGGAGAAGATTTTCAGCCTGTTACAACCTTGGTTTCGAGCGAAAACAATGCATCATGA